Below is a genomic region from Catenuloplanes atrovinosus.
CGTGGCCACGGAGGCGCAGCGCATCGTCGGGCGGGCCCGCACCAACCTGGAGTTCCGCGGCGCGGACGAGCTGCTCGGCGACCTCGGCACCGTCCTGGCCGGACTCCAGCGCACCTGCTCGCAGGTCAACGACGCGGTCTCCCGCCGGTACTTCCGGCAGACCGGCGCGGTCCGGTGGGTCAGCGAGGTGGCGGTCTGATGGTCGACTCGTGGCGCCTGAAGATCAGGCACCGGACCGGGTTCACGTACGCCGGGAAGGTCCGCTCGTCGTACAACGAGGCCCGGATGTCGCCGCGGAACGAGGCCCGCCAGGCCGTGCTGGACGCGCGCGTGGAGGTGTGGCCGCCGGCCCGCACGCACCGCTACGAGGACTACTGGGGCACCGTGGTCACCGCCTTCGACGTGCACTCCCCGCACGACCGGCTGGAGGTCACCGCGACCGCCACGGTGGAGACGCTGCCGGCCGGCGACCGGCTTGCCGCGCACGAGGGCGTCTCCTGGGACGACCTGGCCGTGCCGGACACCGTGGACCGCTGGTACGAGTTACTGCTGGCCACGCCGCGCACCCGGCTCGACGAGGAGCTGACCGCGCTGGCGACGGAGATCGCCGGTGTGCACGCCACGCCGCACGCGGCCGCGCTGGCGCTGTGCGAGCGGATCCGGCAGGACGTCACGTACCAGACCGGCGCGACGGGCGTGCAGACCGACGCGGTCCACGCCTGGCGCCAGCGCAAGGGCGTCTGCCAGGACATCAGCCACCTGGTCGTGGGCCTGCTCCGCGCGATGGGCACGCCCGCGCGCTACGTCTCCGGCTACCTGCACCCGGCGCCGAACGCGGGCATCGGCGAGAGCGTGACCGGTCAGAGCCACGCCTGGGTCGAGTGGTGGGTCGGGCGCTGGACCGCGTTCGACCCGACCAACGGCGTGCCGGTGGGGGAGCGGCACGTGGTGGTCGGGC
It encodes:
- a CDS encoding transglutaminase family protein gives rise to the protein MVDSWRLKIRHRTGFTYAGKVRSSYNEARMSPRNEARQAVLDARVEVWPPARTHRYEDYWGTVVTAFDVHSPHDRLEVTATATVETLPAGDRLAAHEGVSWDDLAVPDTVDRWYELLLATPRTRLDEELTALATEIAGVHATPHAAALALCERIRQDVTYQTGATGVQTDAVHAWRQRKGVCQDISHLVVGLLRAMGTPARYVSGYLHPAPNAGIGESVTGQSHAWVEWWVGRWTAFDPTNGVPVGERHVVVGRGREYGDVTPLKGVFSGPANTGQEVEVTLTRLR